Proteins found in one Microbacterium sp. LWS13-1.2 genomic segment:
- a CDS encoding HAD-IIA family hydrolase, which yields MRTRSDIECWLTDMDGVLVHENTPVPGASALLQQWRDQGVPFLVLTNNSIFTPRDLSARLRASGLIVPEESIWTSALATADFLRSQMPGGTAFVIGEAGLTTALHEAGFIMTETNPDYVVVGETRNYSFEAITKAIRFLGAGARFIATNPDATGPSTEGVLPATGAISALITKATGMEPYVVGKPNPMMFRSALNRIGAHSENTGMIGDRMDTDVVAGIEAGLHTVLVLTGISDAAEIARYPFRPDEVLDSVADLLDLEPVESEDPELL from the coding sequence ATGCGCACGCGGTCCGACATCGAATGCTGGCTCACCGACATGGACGGCGTGCTGGTGCATGAGAACACCCCCGTTCCCGGGGCCTCCGCACTGCTGCAGCAGTGGCGCGACCAGGGCGTGCCCTTCCTCGTGCTGACCAACAACTCCATCTTCACGCCGCGGGATCTGTCGGCGCGGCTGCGCGCTTCGGGGCTCATCGTTCCGGAGGAATCGATCTGGACCTCCGCGCTCGCGACCGCCGACTTCCTGCGCTCGCAGATGCCCGGCGGCACGGCGTTCGTCATCGGCGAGGCCGGCCTCACAACAGCCCTTCACGAGGCCGGCTTCATCATGACCGAGACGAACCCCGACTACGTCGTCGTCGGCGAGACCCGCAACTACTCCTTCGAGGCGATCACCAAGGCGATCCGCTTCCTCGGCGCCGGCGCCCGCTTCATCGCGACCAATCCCGACGCGACCGGCCCGTCCACCGAGGGCGTGCTGCCCGCGACCGGCGCCATCTCGGCCCTCATCACGAAGGCGACCGGCATGGAGCCGTACGTCGTCGGCAAGCCGAACCCCATGATGTTCCGCTCCGCGCTCAACCGCATCGGCGCGCACTCCGAGAACACCGGCATGATCGGCGACCGCATGGACACCGACGTCGTCGCCGGCATCGAGGCGGGCCTGCACACCGTGCTGGTGCTCACCGGAATCAGCGACGCGGCCGAGATCGCGCGCTACCCGTTCCGCCCCGACGAGGTGCTCGACTCGGTCGCCGACCTCCTCGACCTCGAGCCCGTCGAGTCCGAGGACCCCGAGCTGCTGTAG
- a CDS encoding aldo/keto reductase yields the protein MQYRTISNGSTSFEVSTLCLGTMFFGTRTDTATSLAILDRFADAGGTFVDTANNYSVWVGGHGRDSEDVLGEWIRRRGGLGDVRLATKLGAAKKDPALPLQTVEPTNFQGLSAEVVAREARLSLQHLGIDHLDVLYGHVDDRETPIAETVAAFGQLQREGLVGIAGISNVALWRLVEAREEALRQGVDPYGVVQQGYSYVYPSPAAGRTNDVSVELLDYVDSLAAGAGAGAGAGAGAGAGAGAGAGAGAGAGAGAAAGVDSRPPLTVTAYSPLHQGAFTRDDKPLWAPMRHASNRERVRVLHDVAAEIGAPPNQVALAWLLGGPVPVIPVVGISSVAQLEEALAAADLVLDPEVRTRLDGADLVLDAELRAGLELA from the coding sequence ATGCAGTACCGCACCATCTCCAACGGGTCGACTTCTTTCGAGGTCTCGACCCTGTGCCTCGGCACCATGTTCTTCGGCACACGCACCGACACCGCGACATCCCTCGCCATCCTCGACCGGTTCGCCGACGCGGGCGGCACCTTCGTCGACACCGCGAACAATTACAGCGTCTGGGTCGGCGGCCACGGCCGCGACAGCGAGGACGTGCTCGGGGAGTGGATCCGCCGCCGCGGCGGCCTCGGCGACGTGCGCCTGGCCACCAAGCTCGGTGCTGCGAAGAAGGACCCCGCACTGCCGCTGCAGACCGTCGAGCCGACGAACTTCCAGGGACTCTCGGCCGAGGTCGTCGCGCGCGAGGCGCGCCTCAGCCTGCAGCACCTCGGCATCGACCACCTCGACGTGCTGTACGGGCACGTCGACGACCGCGAGACGCCGATCGCAGAGACCGTCGCCGCCTTCGGGCAGCTGCAGCGCGAGGGACTCGTCGGCATCGCGGGCATCTCGAACGTCGCGCTCTGGCGTCTCGTCGAAGCGCGCGAGGAGGCGCTGCGCCAGGGCGTCGACCCGTACGGTGTAGTGCAGCAGGGCTACAGCTACGTCTACCCGAGCCCGGCAGCCGGGCGCACGAACGACGTGTCGGTCGAGCTTCTGGACTACGTCGATTCGCTGGCCGCAGGCGCAGGCGCAGGCGCAGGCGCCGGGGCAGGGGCAGGCGCCGGGGCAGGCGCAGGCGCAGGCGCCGGGGCAGGGGCAGGCGCAGGCGCCGCCGCGGGCGTCGACAGCCGCCCGCCGCTCACCGTCACCGCATACTCGCCGCTGCACCAGGGGGCGTTCACGCGCGACGACAAGCCGCTGTGGGCGCCGATGCGCCACGCGTCGAACCGTGAGCGTGTGCGCGTGCTGCACGACGTCGCCGCCGAGATCGGCGCGCCCCCCAACCAGGTCGCGCTCGCGTGGCTGCTCGGGGGGCCGGTGCCGGTGATCCCGGTGGTCGGCATCTCGAGCGTCGCCCAGCTCGAAGAGGCGCTCGCCGCGGCAGACCTGGTGCTCGACCCCGAGGTGCGCACGCGCCTGGACGGGGCGGACCTCGTGCTGGACGCGGAACTGCGCGCGGGTCTCGAGCTGGCGTAG